aaacatgaaaaataggTACCAAAAGAATTTGGCTGCAGTCCATTCAAATCCAATCATTGCGTAAACTATAATGCCATATACTGCAGATTGCATGAAAACGTATGGGATCTCAATCGCAACCTGATACAATAGATGAAAATTGCATTAACTTACCCAGCtattgaactatatatatatatatatatatatattaagtgtgCAATATGTAGTTACCTGTCCAAATGCATATGGCAAAGCAGAATACATTCCAGCAGCTCTTTCTCTGTAGAAGACTGTTCGTTCAATAGCCACAACAGGTTGCACAGACGAAGCATTTTGGACGCCAAGGAAGAGAACAGCAGCATACATGGAACCCATGGCATTAGTTAAATCTTGCATAATCTTCCTGCAAATGAAAATTTAAGGAATAATTAAAATGTAGCCGTAAACCAAGAAagtctatatacatatacatatgcatacatacacacatatgtTGTGAGTATTCTGGTAGTTACTTACGTCTTCGAGCCAAGGTCCCAGAACATTGTCCCAAATGTCAAAGCTATGAATACCGTGAAGAGAAATCTGACGGCAGTATATGGTGTGTTGCGCCAATAGGACCAGCGTTGTTTCCATAGGCAAGCCATGCACTGAGTCCAAAATGACTGCGAAAATTGTGTCGAGAAATAGAGATCCTTTGAACCAGGAGCAGGTTTGCTCAACTCCTTAATCAATGCTTTGTTCCTCCTGATGCACATGCCAATCGGGAGTAGAAATTTCagccaaaaaaaattgaagttctTAATAATGACAAGGATCTATAAGTACATCGTCAAGAttgtagattttctttttttccaatcaAGTGATACAGTCAGTGATTTAACATGAACATACCTGTATAGTTCTGAGTTTTTATACACATCAGTAAAATCTACACCCAAAGCAATTTCTTCCCCTTGGCTTGTAACTTCCAACATCCAAGTTGCTGGATTATAACCATCTGTAATTTTTTTGACTCCTTCGGTGCCCTAGAAGACAAGAAAATGTATACGTATTAGGAAATTTTCAACATACAAAATGATTTATTGATGTTTGGAAGTCAGTATTTCTGATTTCTATAGCATCCTACCTCAAAATACTTGATAAGATGGCAAGAGTGGTGACCCAATGGCCCAACATATATCTCTTGCCCTCCACGCTTCATTAGGAAAAGCTGCAATACATGATTTATATGTCATGTTCAAATCTACAAGAGAACCAACAAATTTTCACCTGGTATCTAGATAATTAAGACTTCTCACCTCATCAAAAGCTTCAAATATGTCAATGCTTGGCTGATGGATTGTGCACACAACCGTTCTTCCAGTGTCCACTGTGTTCCTAACTGTTCTCATGACAATTGCAGCAGCTCTTGCATCTAGACCTGAAGTTGGTTCATCCATGAATATTATGGAGGGGTTTGCCACAAGCTCGACTGCAATAGTGAGCCTCTTGCGCTGCTCGGTAGAGAGACCATTTACACCAGGCAACCCAACAAGTGCATTCCTCAATGGGTTCAGCTCCACAAGCTCCATGACTTCCTCAATGAACATCTGCAACAATTAGATAGAATCATGAATCAGGATTTCTGGTAGTGGTATTCAAACTCATCATGGCAATTCAACCATCTTTCATCATCATATCACGCTTGAGTATTGAGAACATGCTTTGTAAACTCAATCTGAAGAATGACAAATTACAGCTTATAAGTGGAtttaatgagattatttttctCGGCCCAGGGTTGCAAAAACCCAAAAGCATTAATCACAGAAAGGCTCCTTCTAATCGCTTAAATAGCTCAGATAACCCTGGTACAGCCTAATGTGGGACTCAATACTTGACAATGCCATGCAGTTTTGTAATCAAAGTACACACACACATGGCAGCGTATAAAATTCATTGCAATTTTGTTGTCATAATCCACTGCCATGCCAAGAGAAGACAAGCTCAGATTTGAAAACATTCAAGTAAGCTAAACTTAAGCAAGAATTTCCAGACTCCAGGTTTGAGCACAAGCCAGATTGCCAATTCACTAGGAGAAATAGGaacataaaagagagagagttgtcaTTTAAATACCGACCTTTCTTGTTTCGGAATCAACCCCAGAGGATAAGCGGAGCCATGCTGAATAGACCAAGGACTCGTACACGGTAACATGAGGAGAATGAATGTCATTTTGCTCACAGTACCCAGAAATTCGAGCAAACGTTTCTTGCTTCTTTGGGTAACCCGAAATTGTGATGTTCCCCTCTATATATCCACCAGTTTTCCTACCAGCCAGCACATCCATCAGTGTTGTTTTACCAGCACCACTAACACCCATCAAAGCAGTGAGAACACCGGGCCTGAAAGCACCGCTCACACCCTTTAGAAGCACCAGTTTATCCTCAAGGACACCCTGCTCCTTCATTTCCTGCAAGTTCAATTGAAAGAATTTAGGTTTGAAGTTTATGGGCaatacttattttgaaaatcaataCAGAAAAATTCATCTATTCCAGAACCTATCCTTTAAGTTACCTGTGGCATGTCAACAGAATATATAATCTCATCAAAAGTGATGGAATGTTGTTCAAATGGAAGCACCATTCCTCTTTTCCCATTACGACTGGCCTCAATTGCTGATGAGGTACTTCCCCTCTGACTTGAGCTGTTTTCTCTCTGTGTTAACTGTATGCCTCCCCCCGTCCTCTTGCCCTCTTCATTGCTTTCGGGTTCGTCTGATTTTGTAGACTGTGACTTCCCAAATGCTGCACaaaatttccattattttcaaCAAATCCTATTTGTTTAGAACAATTAAAGTGAAAAAAGGAGGAGATACCCACGGTTAAGATAAGAGAGAGCGATGACGAAACCAATGTTGAAAAGGAACAGGAATCCAACACTTGCACCTACACCAATCCAATACCAATAGGTGTGGGTGAAGAATCCACGACTCTTCAGCACTGTAACTCCCAGTGTTTCGTTTGTGTTTGGGAGAACCtttattgttaaatataatcATGCATTAGCTTTTTAATAAGAGGCAGacatcataaattttcaaaagtacAGTTCGAGAAATTACTTTTTTCCAATTGTTTCCCAGGAACTCGTTAACTACTATTGCATTTTGCCCATACATCAAAGGTGATATCCAGTAACCCCATATCCACCATTTCTTTATATCGTCTGTAGAAGCAAGCAAACAGAGCAAAGAAGCATTATTTAATGTATATTGTAGTTAATggggaaagaaaaatgggtaAACCAATTTCACAGTTAAATGTGTTGTTACCTTTGACGAGGATAAAGCCACCCAAGGCAAAAAGCAAGAGCAATGCAAATGACCCAAAGGTATTAGCAACAATCATGTTCCTCCCCATCGCTGCAATGAATCGGAATAGTGCAGAGGCCACTTGGTTCATCATTACTAGCAGCAGGTATTGCTTAAACAACCTGTAATATGGACATTCGCAAAATATTAGGAAGCACACATGACTGATATATTAGCCAAATGTGCAGCAAATTCATTGTAAGTACCTTCCAACGTTCGGATCAAATCCAATGACATAGTAGGTCATGAACACCCAAACAGCAACTTCTAAAAATGTTATCGGGATTTTGAGGATCCATTGAGGAATAGCATACACCCATGAGGGATAGAAGAGGAGGTCCCTTTGCTTGTAAAAGACAGGAAGCTTTATAATGGTCATAGACAACTCTGCCATTCCATTAAACATAATCATAATCACAGAGAAGAACAAAGCACCGGTGTAAATTCCTCCATCGGATGCATCTTCACGTGGCATTTTCGTCCGTAGGAAAAGTGTCATTGAAATCAGTCCCATAATGAAAAGCTAAAAGCAGAGAAGAAAACCTAGTCAAGACCTGTTTGTAGAAAATGAAagcaacaggaaaaaaaaaacacaaactttAAACTTACTTGTGTTAACTTGAAGACATAAACAAACGAATTTCTTTTCATCAGCAAGTATTCTCTTGAAAAGGAAGCTTTTAATAGCTCCTTCTTACTAACACCATACTTTTTGGTGGTCAATGCCGCTGGGTGACTTTTTGTCTTGTCATATGGAGTTGAAAGTTCATCTCCTATTCTTCTTCCCACATGGAATGATTGGAATGCCTCGGCAAATTCCTGGGTCGTGACAAAACTGTAAGGCTCATCTTTGCGTGCCCAATACTGCTCTTGATCTTTCCTTGATGTCACCTATGACCAGTTgatcataaagaaaataataagcgTGAGACTCCAGATTTAAGGCTCATCTCCTTATCTACATGTCAATGCTAATCTACTATCACCGCACTTTTTGGCTTGCCAAAATATTTGCATGACCATTATTAGTATGAATGAGGCCAACGAAGTCTAGATTTACACTAACCTCTTGCAGAAAGTCAGCAACACCTTTCCTGTCAGGACATTTAAAGCCCATGGATTCAAAAAACTCGAGAACGTTTTCACGGGGTCCCTGGTACACAATGTAGCCATCTGAGAGGAGAATGATATCATCGAAAAGATTGTATGTCTCCGGTGCAGGCTGCAGGAGAGAAATGACTGCTGTTCCATCGAGAATATGAACATATTGCCTGAGCGAATTCACAATTTGGAAAGTTGTCGAGCTG
This window of the Juglans regia cultivar Chandler chromosome 12, Walnut 2.0, whole genome shotgun sequence genome carries:
- the LOC108993086 gene encoding pleiotropic drug resistance protein 1-like isoform X2; the protein is MDVAGDIYKASASLRGSLRLRGSSAWRNNAVDVFSKSSREEDDEEALKWAALEKLPTFDRLRKGILTTSKGEASEVNIQNLGFEERKKLLERLVKLAEEDNEKFLLKVRNRIDRVGIDLPAIEVRFEHVNIDAEVYVGSRALPSFYNFCISIVEGFLNFTHILSNQKKHLSILKDASGVVKPRRMTLLLGPPSSGKTTLLLALAGKLDPDLKFSGRVTYNGHDMNEFVPQRTAAYISQFDLHIGEMTVRETLAFSARCQGIGTRYDMLAELSRREKEANIKPDQDVDIYMKAATTEGQEADVVTDYILKVLGLEVCADTMVGDEMLRGISGGQRKRVTTGEMMVGPAKALLMDEISTGLDSSTTFQIVNSLRQYVHILDGTAVISLLQPAPETYNLFDDIILLSDGYIVYQGPRENVLEFFESMGFKCPDRKGVADFLQEVTSRKDQEQYWARKDEPYSFVTTQEFAEAFQSFHVGRRIGDELSTPYDKTKSHPAALTTKKYGVSKKELLKASFSREYLLMKRNSFVYVFKLTQLFIMGLISMTLFLRTKMPREDASDGGIYTGALFFSVIMIMFNGMAELSMTIIKLPVFYKQRDLLFYPSWVYAIPQWILKIPITFLEVAVWVFMTYYVIGFDPNVGRLFKQYLLLVMMNQVASALFRFIAAMGRNMIVANTFGSFALLLLFALGGFILVKDDIKKWWIWGYWISPLMYGQNAIVVNEFLGNNWKKVLPNTNETLGVTVLKSRGFFTHTYWYWIGVGASVGFLFLFNIGFVIALSYLNPFGKSQSTKSDEPESNEEGKRTGGGIQLTQRENSSSQRGSTSSAIEASRNGKRGMVLPFEQHSITFDEIIYSVDMPQEMKEQGVLEDKLVLLKGVSGAFRPGVLTALMGVSGAGKTTLMDVLAGRKTGGYIEGNITISGYPKKQETFARISGYCEQNDIHSPHVTVYESLVYSAWLRLSSGVDSETRKMFIEEVMELVELNPLRNALVGLPGVNGLSTEQRKRLTIAVELVANPSIIFMDEPTSGLDARAAAIVMRTVRNTVDTGRTVVCTIHQPSIDIFEAFDELFLMKRGGQEIYVGPLGHHSCHLIKYFEGTEGVKKITDGYNPATWMLEVTSQGEEIALGVDFTDVYKNSELYRRNKALIKELSKPAPGSKDLYFSTQFSQSFWTQCMACLWKQRWSYWRNTPYTAVRFLFTVFIALTFGTMFWDLGSKTKIMQDLTNAMGSMYAAVLFLGVQNASSVQPVVAIERTVFYRERAAGMYSALPYAFGQVAIEIPYVFMQSAVYGIIVYAMIGFEWTAAKFFWYLFFMFFTLLYFTFYGMMSVAFTPNHHIASIVSSAFYGIWNLFTGFIVPRPRIPIWWRWYYWACPVAWTFYGLVVSQFGDIKDVLEDSEILGETVEEYVERSLGFKHDFLGVVAVVVAGTAVLFAFIFAFSIKVFNFQRR
- the LOC108993086 gene encoding pleiotropic drug resistance protein 1-like isoform X1; amino-acid sequence: MDVAGDIYKASASLRGSLRLRGSSAWRNNAVDVFSKSSREEDDEEALKWAALEKLPTFDRLRKGILTTSKGEASEVNIQNLGFEERKKLLERLVKLAEEDNEKFLLKVRNRIDRVGIDLPAIEVRFEHVNIDAEVYVGSRALPSFYNFCISIVEGFLNFTHILSNQKKHLSILKDASGVVKPRRMTLLLGPPSSGKTTLLLALAGKLDPDLKFSGRVTYNGHDMNEFVPQRTAAYISQFDLHIGEMTVRETLAFSARCQGIGTRYDMLAELSRREKEANIKPDQDVDIYMKAATTEGQEADVVTDYILKVIFLFSMEFCMWMTIRILEAFASYPSDFLICFILNSQVLGLEVCADTMVGDEMLRGISGGQRKRVTTGEMMVGPAKALLMDEISTGLDSSTTFQIVNSLRQYVHILDGTAVISLLQPAPETYNLFDDIILLSDGYIVYQGPRENVLEFFESMGFKCPDRKGVADFLQEVTSRKDQEQYWARKDEPYSFVTTQEFAEAFQSFHVGRRIGDELSTPYDKTKSHPAALTTKKYGVSKKELLKASFSREYLLMKRNSFVYVFKLTQLFIMGLISMTLFLRTKMPREDASDGGIYTGALFFSVIMIMFNGMAELSMTIIKLPVFYKQRDLLFYPSWVYAIPQWILKIPITFLEVAVWVFMTYYVIGFDPNVGRLFKQYLLLVMMNQVASALFRFIAAMGRNMIVANTFGSFALLLLFALGGFILVKDDIKKWWIWGYWISPLMYGQNAIVVNEFLGNNWKKVLPNTNETLGVTVLKSRGFFTHTYWYWIGVGASVGFLFLFNIGFVIALSYLNPFGKSQSTKSDEPESNEEGKRTGGGIQLTQRENSSSQRGSTSSAIEASRNGKRGMVLPFEQHSITFDEIIYSVDMPQEMKEQGVLEDKLVLLKGVSGAFRPGVLTALMGVSGAGKTTLMDVLAGRKTGGYIEGNITISGYPKKQETFARISGYCEQNDIHSPHVTVYESLVYSAWLRLSSGVDSETRKMFIEEVMELVELNPLRNALVGLPGVNGLSTEQRKRLTIAVELVANPSIIFMDEPTSGLDARAAAIVMRTVRNTVDTGRTVVCTIHQPSIDIFEAFDELFLMKRGGQEIYVGPLGHHSCHLIKYFEGTEGVKKITDGYNPATWMLEVTSQGEEIALGVDFTDVYKNSELYRRNKALIKELSKPAPGSKDLYFSTQFSQSFWTQCMACLWKQRWSYWRNTPYTAVRFLFTVFIALTFGTMFWDLGSKTKIMQDLTNAMGSMYAAVLFLGVQNASSVQPVVAIERTVFYRERAAGMYSALPYAFGQVAIEIPYVFMQSAVYGIIVYAMIGFEWTAAKFFWYLFFMFFTLLYFTFYGMMSVAFTPNHHIASIVSSAFYGIWNLFTGFIVPRPRIPIWWRWYYWACPVAWTFYGLVVSQFGDIKDVLEDSEILGETVEEYVERSLGFKHDFLGVVAVVVAGTAVLFAFIFAFSIKVFNFQRR